A stretch of DNA from Noviherbaspirillum sedimenti:
TTCGTGAAGATTTCCGCGCAAACGCCGGTGGTGCTGGTCGGCCACGCCGACCAGGCGCTGTATTATGCCAAGACGCACGGTCGCAACCAGGTCTGCCACTACGAAGAATTGATTGCCGCGGGCCTGCTGTATTCCGGCGTCTCCAACGATAGCGTCGAGTTCTTCTGAGATTTCGTTCACTTCCTGTCGGCCTAATTGTGCTAATGTCATCAGTGCGGCACGGCTCGCGCCACGGAATATCTAATCGTTTGTGAAACCTTTGTCAATTCGTACAAAACGCAATAGTCACTCCACAATCGCACGCGATAAAATATTGGCTTCCACCAGGAAATCCAATCCATTCGACGATTACAAAAACGCAAACGATGTCAGTGCATTAGCATCAAAACAGTTGTTTCTGCTCCCCCATCCTCTGTAGTTGCGGCGTACCACGCTGCGCTGTTTTCGCCGTCCCTATTTATCCATTGGGAGTCAGCATGAGCGGCACACCTTTTTATCGCACCCTCTATTTCCAGGTCATTACCGCCATTGTCATTGGCGTTTTGCTTGGCCATTTTTATCCTGAAACCGGCGCAGCCATGAAGCCGCTGGGCGACGGTTTCATCAAACTGATCAAGATGATCATTGCGCCGATCATCTTTTGTACCGTGGTGATCGGCATCGCCGGCATGGAAGACATGAAAAAGGTCGGCAAGACTGGTGGTCTGGCCTTGCTGTATTTCGAGGTAGTGAGCTCACTGGCCCTGGTCATCGGCCTGATCATTGTCAACTTGGCAAAACCGGGCGTCGGCATGCATGTCGATGCAGCGTCGCTGGATACCAAGGACCTGGCGACCTACACGGAGCCGGGCCAGCTGGAAAGCACCACCGATTTTTTCCTGAACATCATTCCCTCCAGCGTGGTCGATGCCTTCGCCAAGGGCAATATACTGCAAGTACTGCTGTTTTCCATCCTGTTCGGCTTCGCCCTGCACCACTTCGGCGGCCGCAACAATACGGTGTTCCATTTCATCGAGAAAATGGGCGCAATCCTGTTCGGCATTGTCGGCATCATCATGAAACTGGCGCCAATCGGTGCGTTCGGCGCCATGGCTTTCACCATCGGCAAATATGGCGTCGGCTCCCTGGTTTCTCTGGGCATGCTGATGGCGACCTTTTACG
This window harbors:
- a CDS encoding dicarboxylate/amino acid:cation symporter is translated as MSGTPFYRTLYFQVITAIVIGVLLGHFYPETGAAMKPLGDGFIKLIKMIIAPIIFCTVVIGIAGMEDMKKVGKTGGLALLYFEVVSSLALVIGLIIVNLAKPGVGMHVDAASLDTKDLATYTEPGQLESTTDFFLNIIPSSVVDAFAKGNILQVLLFSILFGFALHHFGGRNNTVFHFIEKMGAILFGIVGIIMKLAPIGAFGAMAFTIGKYGVGSLVSLGMLMATFYATCLLFIFVVLGGIARFHGFSVWKLIKYIKEELFIVLGTSSSESVLPRIMAKMENLGAKKSVVGLVVPTGYSFNLDGTSIYLTLAAVFVAQATDTPMTLTQQLTLLAVLLVTSKGAAGVTGSGFIVLAATLSAVGGVPVAGLALILGIDRFMSEARALTNLIGNSVATLVVAKWTGDLDTARMRSHLDRESDMEANDPEEIVADELDKNGTV